CAGTTTTGGGGGAAATGATTTACTTCTGTTAAGTAAAGCTTTGGCTTTCTCAGAAATAAGCGTTACACTGACTAGGTGACTATTGTTTTTCTTGCCAGGTCTACGCCTGCATGATGGTTTTCTTCCTAAGCAACATGATCGAGAACCAGTGCATGTCCACCGGAGCCTTTGAGATCACTTTGAATGGTAAATTTTCTGGTTCCTTTTTTCTGCTGTGGTGTTCAGTTGTTATGGATTTGCATCTGGCCAATTTTCATAGCTGTCATAAGTGATTGTTTGGAGCATGTAATTTCTACTGGAGCCTGAAGTTTTCCTACTGTGCATTTGTTAAGAATATAATCAGAGAGTTCACAACAGAATTAAAGGAACTTCTTACGTAGCACTAACTATGCTATAATCTATAAAGTGTACAATGTAGTGCAAAAGTAGTTTCTGATTGAGTAGTAACCTTTGCCCTACAGAGTTAGTGCAGTTGGGGATACAAATTATTAACTGGTGTAAAGTATAACTTTTGtaaatttttctttaaccacTTCTCAGGGCTGTAGCCTTCTGTGGACCAAAGcaattgttatgtttatttctcATTAACTTAGTAAATGGCAGTACTTAGGATGGCAAAGTCATccatatattgtcttttttttttttttttgaaaattatttttttaggcaacctataaacaaaaatgttacaaagcaaacaaaatgccAAGTTTAATAAGTTTAAGTGTTAAAAGTCGGCATCATACCTTGAAGAcatgaaaagaaataataaatagtcATCATTCTGGATCTTCAAACAGAGCCCCCCAATAGATAGAAGCAGTCTAATTCCGTGGTCGCCAACCATTCGGACCTCACGgtccactaaattcataattctaagtcctgcgcatgtgcggggatttgtgtgtcactcaaaggggaagaaatttcacccatagtgacatcatgatgccagaatctgcccactctcccatcgcaggctcagacctgcttgctaaacattctagggggacagtagtgcagggttATGACTACAGgagacatgatcagcggggttaGGGGAAAGACCCCAATGGGGGAGCACTGGCCAGCTAATTTTTCAGTGGACctccagttggcgaccgctgatctattTCACATTCATGCAGAATAATTGCATTAATTTTACACAGCACGTTCGTCACCGTGCACTTATCCATATAAGCCCATGCTGCAAAGACAGAGGTGTTCTGTACAGACAAGACTCATTGTAACTTGTAGTTTGTTTATTTACAAGCCAATGATGGTATCAATCATTTAATCTCTTCCACAGATGTTCCGGTGTGGTCCAAACTAGAATCTGGACATATTCCATCAGTGCAGCAGCTTGTCCAAATTATTGACAATGAAATGAAGTTAAATGTTCACATGGATGCGATTCCTCATCATCACCGCTCCTAGCCACATTTTACAGCACcagatttattttgtaagtaTTAAAGTAAACACCGGCGGTTGGTGCATTTTCAGTGTGAATGTTGTACTAGGTTTGTTGAGAAATCAGAGCCACTGCTGAGATAAATTCTTAGCATTGTGGTATTGTCCTTTGTTCATGGAATTGTTATTCGTCTTTACTGATCTGTATAAatgaggtaaaataaataaagctctctCTAAACAGCGTGAACATGTAACAAGTAATAAGATGCATCCTTGCACATATTAAGTATACcccagtaaatgttttttttattttttctttctttctaatgtCTTCTAGGTATGATGTGGACTTTTAGCAAGGTGTCAGCGGGGCTGGTGTTTATGAAGGCCTGCTCTGAAGACAGAAGCTGTTGGTGCAGGCTGGATGTCCCTCTGCCGTCTCGTTGCGCCTTTGGAAGTCCTAAATACATAATTTTCTGTGTGCTGCCCTCTTGTGGAATTTTACAGACAGTGCAATTATATACTGTGTAGTCTCatcccagattttatttttaggccATTCTTCCACTGTTCCATACTTCACATAATGCTGGCATtaaaacagttcttttttttatcataatttacAGTGTTTAGAATTATGTAATTTATGTTTCCACCCCAGGCATTTTTTGTCTTTGATACCTAATTTTTATAAGAATCTGttctttttatagtttaaagtgaTACTCTGACTAAATGACTATAATGTCCCACAACAGTTAGCTCTAAATACTTAGTTCTCTCAATGTTGTActgattataaaattatattgcagatcactaaattattctaaattataaaaatgtaattacaagtATATTGGTGGCTGTGCATATTGAACCTCCAGCTGTTCGCTGTATTAAACATAGAGTTTTTAAACTGAGCCTTTATACCGGTCCTCTTTAAAGAAAAGATGCAAATTAAGTTAATTAAACCTATCATTACAGTACCTCTTGTGATGTCTTTTTTGTATCATAATCCCGCTGGGCATAAAAACCACTTAACCTCTCCAGCGGTAAATCCGAGTGTGgctttgggttaaaaaaaaacctgctaaaagcggtaactccgGGTCATAtttggggtagttaaaaaagtaaaaaacaaacacctggtcctatcggcatcctccagtgtctggccatcctctggctgcgccCTCTTCCTctatctgtcccctggcgagtgtgctgatgttccccgggagttcctgaGAGGTGGAcgcggtgggaatttcaaattattttgtaacaCAATTCAACACAAtttaactgtattgaatgaaatacactggatttatatgtctaaaagcagtacattatattataattgtatgagtataacaaagtgtgaaacacaaaatcatgtcaaagtccAGGAAGATGTCAAAATATGCATCCAAAAGATTTGGTATTGTAGTCAGCCAGATTGTGAGTGACATCCCTCTGGTACACAAGTGTGTGCAAGGTTTCATTCTTTTCCTGGTTCAGTAATTCCATTTTCAGTGATCATGAGAGAAGTGCTGGAATCACAAGCacttccatttatttcaatattttttatttttattaaaagggcATTTAAGGCTAACAATAACAAGAGTCAATCAAACCTGTCAGTAAACAAGAGGAAAGTGGGAAATAAACCAAGAGTTTGCAGGGTAACCATAAATTTATGTATATCAAAGTCCAGATGTGTGTAGGTTTCAAAACGAGGATTAAGTTCCAGAGTCTAATATATGAAGAGGTAGAATTGTCACCAATGAACTATGAACTGTATAAAAAGCACCCCCTAGTTGGAAATCCCTGGCTGTTATGGCTAACTGTAAACATTACATGCAAGCAGAATTTAAGGCTGGACACACAGGGTGTGAACAAGCTCCAAACAGTGGAACAAAAGGGTATGCAtgctggctcagaggttagctctctggtctttgcagcgctcggtcccaggttcaaatcttgcccAGGGCACTcaatggagtttgaaggttctccccgtgtttgtctgtgtttcctctgggtactctggtttcctcccactttacataaacatgcagttaggctaaatggtttccccccaaactgaccttcGACTGTGTTAATGGGACTCTCATGACTTGACTATAAACTTTgcaaaagcactgtgtaatatgttggcgatatataaataatgggtaataatattaatatgggtAGGGATAAGACTAACAACCTAGTTAAATAGTTTGCCTAGGTAGTGTAGCTGTGGATCCCATTTGCCAATTTAGCTTCGATTTAACCTGAATGAATGGTACTGCTGGAGGCTTTCAGGTTCTTCATTATTGTAATGCGGGCTGCCAGGAATATGTATTTAATCAGAGAAGTAAGTTGTCTAGAAGAGGCAGAATCAATGTGGCTGTGGCATTTTAAGGtgatcatataataaataaaatgataaattctgATCCAAAATCTGCTAACTCAAGAGCAAGACCACCTTATGTGAGCCATCGTACCCCGGTATCTGCCCACATGGGGAGGGAATACACCAGACATGGGGAAGCTATAGAATTCCTCCATTGTTCCATGTAGTGGTAACAATTCTCTGCCTATCACATGCGCTTcctgtggaaaatgtattttacttgcaTGTTCTATTGTTGACAAATGCCATGTAAGTGATGTAGACAGAACATGGCTGTTAGcaggttttcagggaactttCACAATCCACATAACTTTAGGATGTTCCTGTTATAAGATAATTCAGTGGTGTTAAAGGAAAACTGCTGGGCAGAAATAAGGAAGCTGTAGCTTTATGTGCAAACTTTGTGGCTTCCATTCTGATCTTTATTCCTTAGGTTGAGTTTTCAAGCTGTTTTGAATGATAAAACCACCAGTATGAACTTAGTAGGAGTATGACTAAGACTTAGTAATAGTATGAGCATAGGAATGTACACTGCATTGGCACCACCCTTACTATATAACTTTTACTAAAAAGTAAAAGGTAGAAAGTTAGGCCTTGGCCCTGAGAGAAAAATATAGGGGTTTGTATAAAGCATATACATTATACTCTGCTTCCATGAAGAATAGTtattgctttgtttgattgttttcagagagcagcacctgcaacagaGACAGTCAGcgggatgaccctgaaagctgagcacaggatggccttgaaggcCACAACTAGTATGATTaggaatccaagatggtggacagttGTTTCTGTGCCAAAAAATCTAGACACATGGTTTATCCACCGCATTACCTGtgtgaacttttatgcttatatggacatCTGAGAGTAcgttattggacaatctgcttagtgacaattagataacggcttaagccttcctatacaggagtgattctgtatgcctataatctctggttttagttagaatctctttgctttaactgctaaaATAGCAGATtagattttctctgttgcaacaataaatcttcttaattaggatgtactgtctcatctctgatggttcatttggagaccccctaaaagaaccggaTAGCCCCTTCATTGggtttaaataaattgaaatgactTTATATAAACCAGTATTCcattataaaacatacacaaacactCTTTTAACTGCTAATAAACCAAATACACTTTACCCCACATACACATTACCCCATAAAGGATTACTGCAACAAGGAGGGGGAGGACGGGGCAGAGAAACTGGAACAGGTGATGTAGTTTACAGTTCCTGacataaaatgtgaatattctCTCAGCTCCACAGACATATAAAGCATAGAGTGAAATATTACTGGACAGTTGTTTTCCCTCCAAATGTTGGGCTGCCAATCAGCCACAGGGTTGATAGCAAAACTGCCTAGCAACAAGCAGCTCCACAGTTGCCTGGTAACTCAGACAGCCtaatatctggaaaaaaatatagcGCTAAGCAGAAAGTAGCTCAAAAAAGACTGCCACCTAGAGGCAGCagtatataaaactataaatgtatttatacattgccAGAATTAGCAATTCCATGGGGTCACTCTTTACATTTCTTGCCCTGGCATATCAGGGTGTCAAAAAATCCATAATGTAGGGAGCTGAAACAAAATATCCTAGACAGGGATGTTCATTCCCATTATCGAAAAAATAGGCAACATCTCGTACCTAAGAGCCAAAAATTTGAGATCATGCAGGCCCCTATTGCTAGGGCCAGGCGAtgttccttgtgcaataaaataaccctacctTGATTGCAATGATGGCAAATTTTTGATACTTTTACCTGTTACGTCACgagcacagccatcttcttttcttctgcgTGTCGTGgttc
This DNA window, taken from Pyxicephalus adspersus unplaced genomic scaffold, UCB_Pads_2.0 Sca311, whole genome shotgun sequence, encodes the following:
- the SELENOT gene encoding thioredoxin reductase-like selenoprotein T (The sequence of the model RefSeq protein was modified relative to this genomic sequence to represent the inferred CDS: added 74 bases not found in genome assembly), coding for MRVISQRYPDIRIEGENYLPNPFYRHIASFLSIFKLVLIGFIIVGKDPFAFFGMQAPSLWQWGQENKVYACMMVFFLSNMIENQCMSTGAFEITLNDVPVWSKLESGHIPSVQQLVQIIDNEMKLNVHMDAIPHHHRS